GTCTTTCAACcacataaataaatgaaaacagctttcgaaattaattgaatatatttttcttgaaaaaaatatatatatatatgatggagaaggttttttttagtgGGAAGGAGAAGATTAGGtctctaattttattatatttgaattttattttgtagattCAAAGCAGAACCTGAATCATGCTAGAAATCTAAATCGAGTAAAACAGGATCTTAATCCAGGACTTGTCTTTAAATCAAACACATTCTGTCATTTTAGAATGtctaaatcaaaaattaaaaattttctcaTAATGTTGTTAGTCAATAAAGTAATAAAGTAATAAAGTAGCAATTCCTTAATCATCATGGGCCAACTGATGATGGTATATATCTTATTTTACTGAGATGTTAGTTTGGAAATAtgattaaaatcatgttttttaaaactttaatttttttatttaaaattatttttttatttttttatatttttttgttgtttggatattaaaaataattttaaaaaataaaaatatattattttaataaatttttagataaaaaacagttcaaaaacaaggaATCTCAATCACACGTTGGTTGTGAATTCACTGAGACTATTCATAGTCATCTGCCAGTGACTTTTGTATCAAAATactatattttctttgtcaGTTTGCTTCAGTCTCTATATTTCTATTTCTCTGCAATTTCTGTGGATCACTTTGCATTGACCAATGCTTCTTTTACGCTTTCTTCACTAAATAGCCATGGGGCTTGAAAGGGACCCCGTCAGAAGAGACACTAGCAAGTTTGCAAGAAACTTCGTACCAGCAATGAATCAAGAACCAAAACCCTAACTCCACACTCGACAACAGAACATGAAAAACACCATTCAGTCGTGCAGCTTGTCCATGGAAAACCAAGGCTGAATTTCATGCAGCTTGTCCATGGAAAACCAAGGCTAAATCTTCTGTATCTGTTGAAATCCCTGTTGATCGACCCCCATCAACAAGTGAGAATTAGAGCGTGTTGTTCACTCACAATGTGCAATAGTGAGCATAGAATACCAAAGTCCTCGACGACCTGAGTCAGTACGCAAAGTCGTTGGCAAGAGCAGGGGGCAGAGCAAGAAAAAGTCTTCTTGGTAGGGCTAAAGTATTCGACGAAAGTTGCAGTTGTTTTCGTATAGTATTtctatacttgttttttttttaattgttggaatgtttatttatataattgatttatttatttcaataattgaATAATGAGTAAAATCCTAATCCCTAATTCTATATGGAAATTAAACCATTTATAAATATCCAAGATGTTGATCacaaaatgaaaagcaaaaaggTTTTCATGGCTATCAGACAAATGTTCTTCGGTACACAGGATCAATCATGTATAAAGACTAGTATGTTTTGAAACTtggttataattgttttttaaaatattttttatttaaaaatatattaaaataataattattttattttttaaaaattatttttaatatcaatatattaaaataatttaaaaatactaaaacattattaatttaaaaaaataaaaaaaattccaagttttttcaaaaacatttttaaaatcgTTCATGCACGAGGGAGTCTACCACCAAAAACACCGTCATTACACCGTCATTCACTTGTGTCACTCTTTCCACTGTTCTTCTCAAACACCATTCCTACTCTCAGATTTTGCATTATAATAAATAGAGAGTCTCTTCGATAGCATTTGCCAAAGGATCTGAAAGCAACAAACTAAACACCAAAAATCCTCCAACACTAGAAACGCTAAGAGCCCTTCAAGCCCACAAATCTTTTGGAGGCCTAAAACCATGTTTCCCAGCAGTTCAGCCACCCAAATCCCCTCCGCTAAGACTATGATCTCTGCAGCAGCCTCAGCTGCTGCCACAATTGTGCTCTTCCGCTCCCTTGTTAAGGAGCATCTTCCTTATGAGTTCCAAAGCTACATCTTCTACAAACTCAAAACCTTGATCAACTCATTTTCTTCGGAGTTCACTTTAGTTATTGAAGAATATGACAACCTTAACCACAACAATCTCTTCAAAGCCGCAGAGCTCTATCTTGAGCCCATAATTCCTCCGGATGCAAAGAAACTCAAGATCTCACTGACCAAGAAAGAGAGTAAGTTCTCATTCTCTTTAGATAGAAACCAAGAAATTGTTGATACCTTTAATGGGATTACACTGAAATGGAAGTTCATCTCAAAACAAGTGCCAATAAAATACATTCCAAGCCCagataattttaattctatGCCAAAATCTGAGGATAAGTTCTTTGAGTTGAGTTTTCACAAGAAGCATAAGGATGTGGTTATTGATGTTTATTTAAAGCACgtgattgaaaaatcaaaagaaacgaaagaggagaagaagagtttGAAGCTTTTCTCGCTGAGGCATGACAGGATGTCGGGAAGGAGAGGGGATGTCTGGCAGTCAGTGAATCTTCATCATCCTGCTACATTCGATACGTTAGCAATGGATATGGAAGGGAAGAGGGTGATCATGGAGGATCTTGAGAGGTTTGTGAAGAGAAGGGAGTTCTATAGGAGGGTAGGCAAGGCATGGAAACGTGGGTACTTACTGTTTGGTCCACCAGGGACTGGAAAGTCGAGCTTGATTGCTGCAATAGCTAACTATCTTAAGTTTGATATTTATGATCTGGAATTGACTGATCTTAGGACCAATTCTGAGCTTAGAAATTTGTTGATCTCAACTGAGAATAAGTCCGTACTTGTGGTGGAGGACATCGACTGTTCCATTGAATTACAGGATAGGCTTGCACAAGCCAGAGCAATGATGCCTTCTCGACATCATCCACCATATAACCAAGCAAACCAGGTAATTATTCCTCTCGATTTTATTTTGCGTTCAGAAACTATATTTTAGTACTGAAGAGGATTTGATAAAATCCATATCATGATGAGATTACATGGTATACTAATGAAACATCGTTGACCATTTCCTTCTTCCAAGTCAAGAATGGCATGGTATTAGATTACTGGTTCACACTTTCTTTCCAGCCTATGACTAGTTGGATACAGGAGTTTGTGTGAAATGGAGTAATGTCTCAGGCAATGAGTTATATAGCAGATATTCTCTTCAAGTAAACAATTTCCATGCATGACTAAAGGTCTCCATACGGGGATCTGATATATAGATGGCaataatcaaaacacaaaagcttttattgctattttaatGAAGCTTGCAGCGTTTCTCATTCTTGACAGACATAATTATGTACAGTATCAGGTGACCCTATCAGGCTTGCTTAACTTTGTGGATGGATTATGGTCAAGCTGTGGGGATGAACGAATCATAATATTCACTACCAATCACAAAGAAAGACTTGATCCTGCTTTGTTGCGACCTGGTCGTATGGATGTGCACATTCACATGTCCTACTGCACTCCATGTGGATTCAAATTGCTGGCCTCCAACTACCTTGGGTTTACAGAGCACCCACTTTTCCCCTGTGTCGAAGCGCTGATAGAGAAAGCAAGGGTTACTCCTGCAGAAGTAGGTGAGCAACTGTTGAGATACGAGGAGCCAGAGAGTGCTATAACGGGTCTTATTGAGTTCCTTGAGGATAAGAGCGAAAGATTGAAGAGAGAGGACGGAAACAAAGATAGCAATGGAGAATCAGGAACATCAGAGGGAAAACTTGCACAAGAGCTTGACGGGAACAATGGTGAAGTAGTGAAAAAAGAGATTGACGAGAGTACTGGtgaagttgtgaaaaaagaGGAAGGTGCACAAGAACCAGATGGTGAAAATGGTGATATTGTGAAAGAGGAGGGTAGGAATAGGGGAGCAATGGTAAAGATCCAGTAATTTAATGTGCTTGCTAATAAGGACTTGTTATCGTCCTAGGAACATggagttattttagttttcGATTTCTTTTCTGTTTGCTTCGATTACGCACTACCGCTTCCCTGAAAACAGCTTCTTGGGACTTTTCCCATCAGAAGATTCTGTCATTTTTAGATGTTGATTAATCAAACAATTACCCGATGATTAACCTAGTTTCAAGCTTAGTTTTACTAGTAACCAAAATTTGGACAGCATGGAGCAAGAGCAAACATGGACAGGATCATAGTCCATCACGTCCTGAAACCCTAATCCAAAATCCTCAATTGCTGCCATGCTCATCCTCCTTCAAAGCAAGCTTTAAAACAGAGTCTAAATTTGTAGTCGTTATTTCCTTAAACAACACAACATGTTTTAACGGACGCATTTAAATAGGCCTCCTAGATGGAACAGGGCGACACGTGTGCCAGTAAAATTGCTCCTAAACTTGTTCCTAGGTTTTAAGAATCTGACAATCTTGTCCTAACATGATCTCAGATAAGAATGTCTTCTTTCATGACTTGCTGTAGTAAAATACATTACTCTGTACCTTTACTATCGGATCTCGTTAGAATCATGCTGCTTCTAGTTTTGCTCTAATTggaaatctttaaattttattccgTTAATtcttgatattgataaaaaccAAGAGTCAAGTTTCATTCAAACTAATCAATTTAACTAACAATTTTTACATATATTACAAGTAAAAATGCAGTAGGGAGTAGAACCAGCAATAAGTTCAGGAATATTTACTTTCATAATCTTTTCTTTACTCCCAATAATTCGGGACTTAACACCAAATTCACCAATAGCAAAGCACTGCAAAGGAAAATAGGTGTCCAAATTCCAATCcacttcaaaaaccaaaaacaaaagcacGGTCGAGTATTGTTGCGGTTAAGTGATGGatccatgaaaaagaaaacaagaacacttgttaagagaaaaaaaaaatacagatccTAAATCACCTTGGAACCACGACTAGGAGTGGAACTAAAGGATTCTCACTATGTAAGCATTAGCTTGAAGTATATCCCAAACTACCacatttttatttgactttcaTTTCACACTCTATAGCATGATGAGCCTCCCACATCGGTGCCTGAAACATTACAAAGAAACCAAAGCTTCAGATCCAAgaatttgttgataattttgcggtataaatattattatgagtTTCCCCAAGCACTAATCAAGAACCATAAATCCTTAATCTAAAGGATAGTACACGGTTCAAACTTCAAtcttccaggaaaaaaaaagaactaaaaa
This region of Populus trichocarpa isolate Nisqually-1 chromosome 9, P.trichocarpa_v4.1, whole genome shotgun sequence genomic DNA includes:
- the LOC7456363 gene encoding AAA-ATPase At3g50940 isoform X1 yields the protein MFPSSSATQIPSAKTMISAAASAAATIVLFRSLVKEHLPYEFQSYIFYKLKTLINSFSSEFTLVIEEYDNLNHNNLFKAAELYLEPIIPPDAKKLKISLTKKESKFSFSLDRNQEIVDTFNGITLKWKFISKQVPIKYIPSPDNFNSMPKSEDKFFELSFHKKHKDVVIDVYLKHVIEKSKETKEEKKSLKLFSLRHDRMSGRRGDVWQSVNLHHPATFDTLAMDMEGKRVIMEDLERFVKRREFYRRVGKAWKRGYLLFGPPGTGKSSLIAAIANYLKFDIYDLELTDLRTNSELRNLLISTENKSVLVVEDIDCSIELQDRLAQARAMMPSRHHPPYNQANQYQVTLSGLLNFVDGLWSSCGDERIIIFTTNHKERLDPALLRPGRMDVHIHMSYCTPCGFKLLASNYLGFTEHPLFPCVEALIEKARVTPAEVGEQLLRYEEPESAITGLIEFLEDKSERLKREDGNKDSNGESGTSEGKLAQELDGNNGEVVKKEIDESTGEVVKKEEGAQEPDGENGDIVKEEGRNRGAMVKIQ
- the LOC7456363 gene encoding AAA-ATPase At3g50940 isoform X2; this encodes MFPSSSATQIPSAKTMISAAASAAATIVLFRSLVKEHLPYEFQSYIFYKLKTLINSFSSEFTLVIEEYDNLNHNNLFKAAELYLEPIIPPDAKKLKISLTKKESKFSFSLDRNQEIVDTFNGITLKWKFISKQVPIKYIPSPDNFNSMPKSEDKFFELSFHKKHKDVVIDVYLKHVIEKSKETKEEKKSLKLFSLRHDRMSGRRGDVWQSVNLHHPATFDTLAMDMEGKRVIMEDLERFVKRREFYRRVGKAWKRGYLLFGPPGTGKSSLIAAIANYLKFDIYDLELTDLRTNSELRNLLISTENKSVLVVEDIDCSIELQDRLAQARAMMPSRHHPPYNQANQVTLSGLLNFVDGLWSSCGDERIIIFTTNHKERLDPALLRPGRMDVHIHMSYCTPCGFKLLASNYLGFTEHPLFPCVEALIEKARVTPAEVGEQLLRYEEPESAITGLIEFLEDKSERLKREDGNKDSNGESGTSEGKLAQELDGNNGEVVKKEIDESTGEVVKKEEGAQEPDGENGDIVKEEGRNRGAMVKIQ